In one Pseudomonas sp. MM211 genomic region, the following are encoded:
- a CDS encoding L-threonylcarbamoyladenylate synthase encodes MITSWQVQQAARVVRAGGVIAYPTEAVWGLGCDPWDEMAVDRLLALKERPVRKGLILVADNIRQFDFLLEDLPELWQGRLASTWPGPNTWLVPHQNRLPEWITGEHDSVALRVSDHPRVRELCALTGPLVSTSANPAGRPAARSRLRVEQYFPRQLDAVLGGALGGRRNPSVIRDLVTGDVRRPA; translated from the coding sequence ATGATCACCAGTTGGCAGGTTCAGCAGGCAGCGCGTGTGGTTCGTGCCGGGGGCGTTATCGCCTATCCGACCGAAGCGGTCTGGGGGCTTGGCTGCGATCCCTGGGATGAAATGGCGGTGGATCGCCTGCTGGCGCTGAAGGAAAGGCCCGTGCGCAAGGGGCTGATTCTGGTGGCCGACAACATCCGCCAGTTCGACTTCCTGCTCGAGGATCTGCCCGAGCTCTGGCAGGGCCGCCTGGCCAGCACCTGGCCTGGCCCGAATACCTGGCTGGTACCGCATCAGAATCGCCTGCCGGAGTGGATCACCGGTGAGCACGACAGCGTTGCCTTGCGGGTTAGCGATCACCCGCGGGTACGCGAGCTGTGCGCCCTGACCGGGCCATTGGTCTCGACCTCCGCGAACCCCGCCGGCCGCCCGGCTGCGCGCTCGCGGTTGCGGGTTGAGCAATACTTTCCAAGGCAGCTGGACGCGGTGCTGGGCGGTGCCCTGGGCGGGCGCCGCAACCCCAGCGTGATTCGCGATCTGGTGACCGGCGACGTGCGTCGCCCGGCCTGA
- the dprA gene encoding DNA-processing protein DprA → MSQFPRALSPAELEARLRLHCLPELGPKRFHKLLSAFDSASAALSAPATAWRSLGLPVACAEARRSPQVRERARLSLEWLQIPGQQVLMWDDPHYPALLGEIPDAPPLLFVAGDPALLERPQLAMVGSRRASKPGLDTAHSFARSLARGGFVITSGLALGIDGAAHQGALDVGGHTIAVLGTGLQCLYPARHKRLAQDIIERGGALVSELPLDSPPQASNFPRRNRIISGLSLGVLVVEASPSSGSLITARLAAEQGREVYAIPGSIHHPGAKGCHQLIRDGATLVESIDHILEALRGWQASSAEHLAVAEAAPQPPAHPLLALLHAAPHSSEALAHSSGWALPEVLAALTELELDGRVACEAGLWVGCKA, encoded by the coding sequence ATGTCGCAATTCCCCCGTGCATTGTCTCCCGCCGAACTTGAAGCCCGCCTGCGCCTGCATTGTCTGCCGGAGTTGGGGCCGAAGCGTTTCCACAAACTGCTCAGTGCGTTCGACAGCGCGTCTGCTGCGCTGAGCGCGCCGGCGACTGCCTGGCGCTCGCTTGGATTACCCGTGGCGTGTGCAGAGGCGCGGCGCAGCCCACAGGTGCGCGAGCGGGCGCGGCTGAGTCTGGAGTGGTTGCAGATACCGGGTCAGCAGGTGCTGATGTGGGATGACCCACATTATCCTGCCTTGCTGGGAGAAATCCCCGACGCGCCGCCGTTGCTATTCGTTGCCGGCGACCCGGCGCTGCTGGAGCGCCCGCAACTGGCCATGGTCGGCAGCCGCCGGGCGTCAAAGCCAGGCCTGGATACTGCGCACAGCTTCGCCCGCAGTCTGGCCCGTGGTGGTTTCGTGATCACCAGCGGGCTGGCGCTGGGCATCGATGGCGCAGCGCATCAGGGCGCACTGGATGTCGGCGGGCACACCATCGCCGTGCTCGGTACGGGTTTGCAGTGCCTGTATCCGGCCCGCCACAAGCGTCTGGCTCAGGACATCATCGAGCGGGGCGGGGCACTAGTCTCGGAACTGCCGCTGGATAGTCCACCCCAGGCCAGCAACTTTCCGAGAAGAAATCGGATAATTTCCGGCCTTTCATTGGGCGTGCTGGTGGTCGAAGCCAGCCCGTCGAGCGGCTCGTTGATCACCGCGCGCCTCGCGGCAGAGCAGGGCCGCGAGGTGTATGCGATTCCCGGCTCCATTCATCATCCGGGCGCCAAGGGTTGCCATCAGTTGATTCGTGACGGCGCTACCCTGGTGGAAAGCATCGACCACATTCTCGAAGCTTTACGCGGCTGGCAGGCATCCAGTGCTGAGCATTTGGCGGTTGCCGAGGCTGCCCCGCAGCCGCCAGCCCACCCGCTGCTGGCGTTGCTGCACGCCGCGCCCCACAGCAGTGAAGCATTGGCCCACTCCAGTGGCTGGGCGCTGCCCGAGGTGCTTGCCGCGTTGACCGAGCTGGAGCTGGACGGGCGCGTTGCCTGCGAAGCCGGGCTTTGGGTGGGCTGCAAGGCGTAA
- a CDS encoding LysM peptidoglycan-binding domain-containing protein yields MRKSLLALLLVAASGLAHAEVQLKEGHPDRYTVVKGDTLWDISGKFLRQPWKWPEIWHANPQVENPHLIYPGDLLSLVYIDGQPRLMLGRGESRGTIKLSPKVRSTPMAEAIPTIPLEAINSFLLKNRIVDTPEEFQRAPYIVAGNAERVVSGAGDRVYARGSFDPDAPVYGIFRQGKTYTDPDTKEFLGINADDIGGGEIVAEEENVGTLNLTRTTQEVRNGDRLFATEERAINSSFMPSEPTTEIKGLILDVPRGVSQIGQFDVVTLNKGARDGLEIGNVLAVYKTGETVRDRVTGESVKIPDERAGLLMVFRTYEKLSYGMVLNASRQLAVMDKVRNP; encoded by the coding sequence ATGAGGAAATCACTACTCGCCCTGTTGCTGGTCGCTGCTAGCGGCCTGGCGCACGCCGAGGTGCAGCTCAAGGAAGGCCACCCCGACCGTTACACGGTCGTGAAAGGCGATACCCTCTGGGATATTTCCGGCAAGTTTCTGCGTCAGCCCTGGAAATGGCCGGAAATCTGGCACGCCAATCCGCAGGTGGAAAACCCGCACCTGATCTACCCGGGCGACCTGCTGAGTCTGGTTTATATCGACGGTCAGCCGCGTCTGATGCTCGGTCGTGGCGAATCGCGCGGCACCATCAAGCTGTCGCCGAAAGTGCGCAGCACGCCGATGGCTGAAGCCATTCCGACCATTCCGCTGGAGGCGATCAACAGCTTTCTGCTGAAGAACCGTATCGTCGATACCCCGGAAGAGTTTCAGCGCGCACCTTATATCGTCGCCGGCAATGCCGAGCGTGTGGTCAGTGGTGCCGGTGACCGCGTTTACGCGCGCGGTAGCTTCGACCCGGACGCGCCGGTGTACGGCATCTTCCGTCAGGGCAAGACGTACACGGATCCGGATACCAAGGAATTCCTCGGTATCAATGCCGATGACATCGGTGGCGGTGAAATCGTTGCCGAGGAAGAGAACGTCGGTACCCTCAACCTGACCCGTACCACGCAGGAAGTGCGTAACGGCGACCGTCTGTTCGCTACTGAAGAGCGGGCCATCAACTCGTCGTTCATGCCCAGCGAGCCGACCACGGAAATCAAGGGCCTGATCCTCGATGTGCCGCGTGGCGTCAGCCAGATCGGTCAGTTCGACGTGGTCACCCTGAACAAGGGCGCCCGCGACGGCCTGGAGATCGGTAACGTGCTGGCCGTCTACAAGACGGGCGAAACCGTGCGTGACCGGGTTACCGGTGAGTCGGTGAAGATCCCTGACGAGCGAGCCGGTCTGCTGATGGTGTTCCGCACCTACGAGAAGCTCAGCTACGGCATGGTTCTCAATGCCTCGCGGCAGTTGGCAGTGATGGACAAGGTTCGCAACCCGTAA
- the def gene encoding peptide deformylase — MAILNILEFPDPRLRTIAKPVDVVDDALRQLIDDMFETMYDAPGIGLAATQVNVHKRVVVMDLSEDKSEPLVFINPAFESLTEEMDQYQEGCLSVPGFYENVDRPQKVKINALDRDGKPFEMIAEGLLAVCIQHECDHLNGKLFVDYLSTLKRDRIKKKLEKLHRQQD; from the coding sequence ATGGCGATTTTAAACATCCTCGAATTTCCCGATCCACGCCTGCGTACCATCGCCAAACCGGTGGACGTGGTCGATGACGCCCTGCGCCAGCTGATCGACGACATGTTCGAAACCATGTATGACGCCCCCGGTATCGGCCTCGCCGCGACCCAGGTGAACGTGCACAAGCGCGTGGTCGTCATGGATCTGTCCGAAGACAAGAGCGAACCGCTGGTGTTTATCAACCCGGCATTCGAATCGCTCACCGAGGAAATGGACCAGTACCAGGAAGGCTGCCTCTCGGTGCCCGGCTTCTACGAGAACGTCGACCGCCCGCAGAAAGTGAAGATCAACGCGCTGGATCGTGACGGAAAGCCGTTCGAAATGATCGCTGAAGGCCTGCTGGCCGTGTGCATCCAGCACGAGTGCGATCACCTCAACGGCAAGCTGTTCGTCGACTACCTGTCTACGCTCAAGCGTGACCGCATCAAGAAGAAGCTGGAAAAGCTGCATCGCCAGCAAGATTGA
- the fmt gene encoding methionyl-tRNA formyltransferase has translation MTEALRIVFAGTPEFAAAHLKALLDTPHQILAVYTQPDRPAGRGQKLMPSPVKQLALEHDIPVLQPPSLRDAAAQAELAALAPDLLVVVAYGLILPQVVLDIPRFGCINSHASLLPRWRGAAPIQRAVQAGDAESGVTVMQMEAGLDTGPMLLKVRTPITADDTGGSLHDRLAELGPPAVIEAIAGLASGTLMGEVQDDALANYAHKLNKDEARLDWARPAEELERLIRAFNPWPICHSTLNEAPLKVLAGSIGEGQGQPGEILAASKDGLTVACGNGALRLTRLQLPGGKALNFADLYNSRREQFAVGTVLV, from the coding sequence ATGACCGAAGCTCTGCGTATCGTATTCGCCGGCACCCCGGAATTCGCCGCCGCCCACCTCAAGGCGCTGCTCGACACGCCGCACCAGATCCTCGCGGTGTACACCCAACCGGATCGCCCTGCGGGCCGCGGGCAGAAACTGATGCCCAGCCCGGTCAAGCAGCTTGCCCTGGAACACGACATTCCCGTGCTGCAACCGCCGAGCCTGCGTGACGCCGCGGCACAGGCCGAGCTGGCCGCGCTGGCACCGGATCTGCTGGTGGTGGTCGCCTACGGGCTGATCCTGCCGCAGGTGGTGCTCGATATCCCGCGCTTCGGCTGCATCAACAGCCACGCGTCCCTGCTGCCCCGCTGGCGCGGCGCCGCGCCGATCCAGCGCGCGGTACAGGCTGGCGATGCAGAAAGTGGCGTCACCGTGATGCAGATGGAAGCCGGCCTGGATACCGGGCCGATGCTGCTCAAGGTACGTACGCCGATCACTGCCGACGACACCGGCGGTAGCCTGCATGATCGCCTCGCCGAGCTCGGCCCGCCTGCGGTGATTGAAGCCATCGCCGGTCTGGCCAGTGGCACCTTGATGGGTGAAGTGCAGGATGATGCCCTGGCCAACTACGCCCACAAACTGAACAAGGACGAGGCGCGCCTCGACTGGGCACGCCCCGCCGAAGAGCTGGAACGGCTGATCCGCGCCTTCAACCCCTGGCCGATCTGCCACAGCACCCTGAACGAGGCGCCGCTCAAGGTGCTGGCCGGTAGCATCGGTGAGGGCCAGGGCCAGCCCGGTGAAATCCTCGCCGCCAGCAAGGACGGCCTGACCGTTGCCTGCGGTAACGGCGCCCTGCGGCTCACTCGCCTGCAATTACCCGGCGGCAAAGCGCTGAACTTCGCCGACCTGTACAACAGCCGCCGCGAGCAGTTCGCCGTCGGCACGGTGCTGGTATGA
- the rsmB gene encoding 16S rRNA (cytosine(967)-C(5))-methyltransferase RsmB: MNPRLAAARALATVLEGKASLGSSLPPLLDKVEARDRGLAQDLAFGAARWQPRLALIADKLLRKPFKDGDRDLEALLLIGLYQLFYTRIPAHAAIGETVGCVDKLKKTSAKGLLNAVLRNAQRDSESLIKELDRDPVLHTAHPRWLQKQLKAFWPEHWQAICAANNAHPPLILRVNRRHGSRDEYLARLRQAGFEAEPCVFSRDGIRLLQACDVTLLPGFAEGHVSVQDEAAQLAAELLQLAPGQRVLDACAAPGGKTCHLLEAEPALTEVVAVDLEAKRLVRVRENLDRLQLDATLIAADGRDTAAWWDGKPFQRILLDAPCSATGVIRRHPDIKLTRQPDDIPALAKLQGELLDALWPTLEVGGMLLYATCSTLPTENTEVIGAFLERTPGARELDIAGPFGLQQPHGRQLLAQQDGHDGFYYAKLIKIAAAGATR; the protein is encoded by the coding sequence ATGAACCCCAGGCTGGCGGCCGCCCGCGCCCTGGCGACGGTACTCGAAGGCAAGGCCTCGCTGGGCAGCAGCTTGCCGCCGCTGCTCGACAAGGTCGAGGCACGCGACCGCGGCCTCGCCCAGGATCTGGCCTTCGGCGCAGCGCGCTGGCAGCCACGCTTGGCGCTGATCGCCGACAAGCTACTGCGCAAACCCTTCAAGGATGGCGATCGCGACCTCGAAGCCCTGCTGCTGATCGGCCTCTATCAGCTGTTCTACACACGCATTCCCGCCCATGCGGCCATCGGCGAGACCGTCGGCTGCGTCGATAAGCTGAAGAAGACCTCGGCCAAGGGTCTGCTCAATGCCGTACTGCGCAACGCCCAGCGCGACAGCGAGAGCCTGATCAAAGAACTGGATCGCGACCCGGTGCTGCACACCGCGCATCCGCGCTGGCTGCAAAAACAGCTCAAGGCCTTCTGGCCCGAACACTGGCAGGCGATCTGCGCGGCCAATAACGCCCATCCGCCGCTAATCCTGCGGGTCAACCGTCGCCACGGCAGCCGTGATGAGTATCTCGCCCGGCTGCGCCAGGCCGGCTTCGAAGCCGAGCCCTGTGTCTTCAGCCGCGATGGCATCCGCCTGCTGCAGGCCTGTGACGTGACCCTGCTGCCGGGCTTCGCCGAGGGCCACGTCAGCGTGCAGGACGAAGCCGCACAACTGGCCGCCGAGCTGCTGCAACTGGCGCCCGGCCAACGCGTACTGGACGCCTGCGCCGCTCCCGGTGGCAAGACCTGCCACCTGCTCGAGGCCGAGCCAGCGCTTACCGAAGTGGTTGCCGTGGATCTGGAAGCCAAGCGCCTGGTGCGCGTGCGCGAGAACCTCGACCGCCTGCAGCTCGATGCCACGCTGATCGCTGCCGATGGCCGCGATACGGCTGCCTGGTGGGACGGCAAGCCGTTCCAGCGCATCCTGCTCGATGCGCCCTGCTCGGCCACCGGTGTGATCCGTCGCCACCCGGACATCAAACTGACCCGTCAGCCCGACGACATCCCGGCCCTGGCCAAACTGCAGGGCGAACTGCTCGACGCGCTGTGGCCCACCCTGGAAGTCGGCGGCATGCTGCTCTACGCCACCTGCTCGACCCTGCCGACGGAAAATACCGAAGTTATCGGCGCGTTCCTCGAACGTACGCCAGGCGCCCGTGAACTCGACATTGCCGGCCCCTTCGGCCTGCAGCAGCCCCACGGCCGGCAACTGCTCGCCCAGCAGGACGGCCACGACGGTTTCTACTATGCCAAGCTGATCAAGATCGCAGCTGCTGGAGCAACCCGATGA
- the trkA gene encoding Trk system potassium transporter TrkA has protein sequence MKIIILGAGQVGGTLAEHLASEANDITVVDTDGDRLRDLGDRLDIRTVQGKGSFPTVLRQAGADDADMLVAVTNSDEVNMIACQVAYTLFHTPTRIARVREAAYLTREALFNNEAIPVDVLISPEQVVTNYIKRLIEYPGALQVIDFAGGKAQLVGVKAYYGGPLVGQQLKQIREHMPKVDTRVAAIFRRDRAIMPQGDTVIEADDEVFFIAAKADIRAVMSEMRRAENEYKRVVIAGGGHIGERLAEAIESRYQVKIIEMNPARCRYLSENLESTIVLQGSSSDRDLLVEENIKDADIFLALTNDDEANIMSSLLAKRLGARKVMTLINNPAYVDLIQGGEIDIAISPQLATIGSLLTHVRRGDIESVHSLRRGAAEALEAIAHGDARSSKVVGKAIKDISLPPGTTIGAIIRDEEVLIAHDVTVIESGDHVILFLMDKKHIRDVERLFQVGLTFF, from the coding sequence ATGAAGATCATCATCCTCGGCGCCGGCCAGGTCGGCGGCACGCTGGCCGAACACCTGGCCAGCGAAGCCAATGACATCACCGTGGTGGATACCGACGGTGATCGTCTGCGCGACCTTGGCGACCGCCTCGACATCCGTACCGTGCAGGGCAAGGGTTCGTTCCCGACCGTGCTGCGCCAGGCCGGTGCCGACGATGCCGACATGCTGGTGGCGGTGACCAACAGCGATGAAGTCAACATGATCGCCTGCCAGGTCGCCTACACCCTGTTCCACACGCCGACGCGCATTGCCCGTGTCCGCGAAGCGGCCTACCTGACCCGCGAAGCGCTGTTCAACAATGAAGCGATCCCGGTCGACGTACTGATCAGCCCCGAGCAAGTCGTCACCAACTACATCAAGCGCCTGATCGAATACCCCGGCGCCCTGCAGGTCATCGACTTCGCTGGCGGCAAGGCGCAGTTGGTCGGGGTGAAGGCCTATTACGGCGGCCCGCTGGTCGGCCAGCAGCTCAAGCAGATCCGCGAGCACATGCCCAAGGTCGACACCCGTGTAGCAGCAATCTTCCGTCGCGATCGGGCGATCATGCCCCAGGGCGATACGGTGATCGAAGCCGACGACGAAGTGTTCTTCATCGCCGCCAAGGCCGATATCCGTGCGGTAATGAGCGAGATGCGCCGCGCCGAGAACGAATACAAGCGCGTGGTGATCGCCGGCGGCGGGCATATCGGCGAACGCCTGGCCGAAGCCATCGAAAGCCGCTATCAGGTGAAGATCATCGAGATGAACCCGGCGCGCTGCCGCTACCTCTCGGAGAACCTGGAAAGCACCATCGTGCTGCAGGGCAGCTCCTCCGACCGCGACCTGCTGGTGGAAGAGAACATCAAGGACGCCGACATCTTCCTGGCCCTGACCAACGACGACGAAGCCAACATCATGTCCTCGCTGCTGGCCAAGCGCCTGGGTGCGCGCAAGGTGATGACGCTGATCAACAACCCGGCCTACGTCGACCTGATTCAGGGCGGCGAGATCGACATCGCCATCAGCCCGCAGCTGGCGACCATCGGCAGCCTGCTGACCCACGTGCGTCGTGGTGATATCGAAAGCGTGCACTCGCTGCGCCGCGGCGCCGCCGAAGCCCTCGAAGCCATCGCCCACGGCGACGCGCGCTCGAGCAAGGTGGTCGGCAAGGCCATCAAGGACATCTCGCTGCCACCGGGCACCACCATCGGCGCGATCATCCGCGACGAAGAAGTGCTGATCGCCCATGACGTGACGGTGATCGAATCCGGCGACCACGTGATCCTGTTCCTGATGGACAAGAAGCACATTCGCGACGTGGAACGGCTGTTCCAGGTCGGTCTGACGTTCTTCTAA
- a CDS encoding tetratricopeptide repeat protein gives MSTDALEKMLAKGVDNSLLRFGLGKGYLDAGEAAKAAEHLQRCVEHDPQYSAAWKLLGKAHQAAGNPDAARSAWQSGLQAAQAKGDKQAEKEMSVFLRKLDKNASA, from the coding sequence ATGAGCACCGACGCACTGGAAAAGATGCTCGCCAAGGGTGTGGATAACTCGCTGCTGCGCTTCGGCCTGGGCAAGGGTTACCTGGATGCCGGCGAGGCCGCGAAGGCCGCCGAGCACCTGCAGCGCTGCGTGGAACACGACCCGCAGTATTCGGCCGCGTGGAAACTGCTCGGCAAAGCCCACCAGGCCGCCGGCAACCCGGACGCCGCCCGCAGCGCCTGGCAAAGCGGCCTGCAAGCCGCACAGGCCAAAGGCGACAAGCAGGCGGAAAAGGAAATGAGCGTATTCCTGCGCAAGCTGGACAAGAACGCCAGCGCTTGA